Proteins encoded within one genomic window of [Enterobacter] lignolyticus SCF1:
- the leuE gene encoding leucine efflux protein LeuE — MFSDFGVLNYWTYLIGAIFIILVPGPNTFFVLRTGAAHGIRIGYLAALGVFVGDAVLMFLSYAGVATLIKTTPVLFNVVRYLGAIYLLYLGGKMLWSVLKKQPGAHESQAELPGAILKRALTLSLTNPKAILFYVSFFVQFIDVQAQTPGLAFLILAITLEAVSFAYLSFLIVSGSLVTRYVRTRKKLAKIGNSLIGLVFVGFAARLAFLQS, encoded by the coding sequence GTGTTTTCTGATTTCGGCGTGTTGAACTACTGGACCTACCTGATTGGCGCGATTTTCATCATTCTGGTGCCAGGCCCGAATACGTTTTTTGTTCTGCGCACCGGCGCGGCGCACGGTATCCGAATCGGCTACCTGGCGGCGCTGGGCGTATTCGTCGGCGATGCGGTGCTGATGTTTCTGTCGTACGCCGGAGTGGCGACGCTGATCAAAACGACGCCGGTCCTGTTTAACGTCGTGCGCTATCTCGGGGCGATTTATCTGCTGTATCTGGGCGGTAAAATGCTCTGGTCGGTACTGAAAAAACAGCCGGGCGCCCATGAGTCTCAGGCGGAGCTGCCGGGGGCGATTCTCAAACGCGCGCTGACCCTGAGCCTCACGAACCCGAAGGCTATCCTGTTTTACGTCTCGTTTTTTGTGCAGTTTATCGATGTGCAGGCCCAGACGCCGGGTCTGGCGTTTCTGATTCTGGCGATTACCCTGGAGGCGGTGAGCTTTGCCTACCTCAGCTTTCTGATCGTTTCCGGTTCGCTGGTTACGCGCTATGTCCGTACCCGTAAGAAGCTGGCGAAGATTGGCAACAGCCTGATTGGCCTGGTCTTTGTGGGGTTCGCCGCGCGCCTGGCGTTCCTGCAGTCATAA
- a CDS encoding S-(hydroxymethyl)glutathione dehydrogenase/class III alcohol dehydrogenase, translating into MKSRAAVAFGPGQPLKIVEIDVAPPKKGEVLVKITHTGVCHTDAFTLSGDDPEGVFPAVLGHEGGGIVVEVGEGVTSLKPGDHVIPLYTAECGECKFCKSGKTNLCQAVRATQGKGLMPDGTTRFSYEGQPIYHYMGTSTFSEYTVCAEISLAKVNPQAPLDKVCLLGCGVTTGIGAVHNTAKVKAGDTVAVFGLGGIGLAVIQGAVQANAGRIIAVDTNPDKFTLAKEMGATDFVNPNDFDKPVQDVIVDMTDGGVDFSFECIGNVNVMRAALECCHKGWGESVIIGVAGAGQEIRTRPFQLVTGRVWRGSAFGGVKGRSQLPGMVEDAMAGKIRLDPFITHRLPLEQINEAFDLMHEGKSIRTVIHFGDN; encoded by the coding sequence ATGAAATCACGTGCTGCAGTTGCGTTTGGCCCCGGCCAGCCGCTCAAGATTGTTGAGATTGACGTCGCGCCGCCGAAGAAGGGCGAAGTGCTGGTTAAGATAACCCATACCGGCGTTTGTCACACCGATGCGTTTACCCTGTCCGGCGATGACCCGGAAGGCGTATTCCCGGCGGTCCTCGGTCATGAAGGCGGCGGGATTGTGGTTGAGGTCGGCGAGGGCGTAACCAGCCTGAAGCCAGGCGACCACGTGATCCCGCTGTATACCGCGGAATGCGGCGAGTGTAAGTTCTGCAAATCCGGCAAAACCAACCTCTGCCAGGCGGTACGCGCTACCCAGGGGAAAGGGCTGATGCCGGACGGCACCACGCGCTTCTCTTACGAAGGTCAGCCGATTTACCACTACATGGGCACCAGCACCTTCAGTGAATATACCGTCTGCGCAGAGATTTCGCTGGCGAAGGTCAATCCGCAGGCGCCGCTCGACAAAGTGTGCCTGCTGGGCTGCGGCGTGACCACCGGGATCGGCGCGGTTCACAATACGGCGAAGGTGAAGGCCGGTGATACGGTCGCGGTATTTGGCCTTGGCGGAATCGGGCTGGCGGTTATTCAGGGCGCGGTACAGGCAAATGCCGGGCGCATTATCGCCGTTGACACCAATCCGGATAAATTCACTCTTGCGAAAGAGATGGGCGCGACGGATTTCGTGAATCCCAATGATTTCGATAAGCCGGTGCAGGACGTTATTGTGGACATGACCGACGGAGGCGTGGATTTCAGCTTTGAGTGTATCGGCAACGTAAACGTGATGCGCGCCGCCCTCGAATGCTGCCATAAAGGGTGGGGCGAGAGCGTGATTATCGGCGTGGCGGGCGCGGGGCAGGAAATTCGCACCCGTCCGTTCCAGCTGGTAACCGGCCGCGTATGGCGCGGTTCGGCCTTCGGCGGCGTAAAAGGCCGTAGCCAGCTGCCGGGCATGGTGGAGGACGCGATGGCGGGGAAAATTCGTCTCGATCCATTTATTACCCACCGCCTGCCGCTTGAGCAGATCAATGAAGCCTTTGACCTGATGCATGAAGGCAAATCAATCCGCACCGTTATCCACTTCGGCGATAACTAA
- the rstA gene encoding two-component system response regulator RstA, with the protein MNKIVFVEDDPEVGSLIAAYLNKHDMDVIVEPRGDRAEEVVLREDPDLVLLDIMLPGKDGMTICRDLRAQWQGPIVLLTSLDSDMNHILSLEMGASDYILKTTPPAVLLARLRLHLRQHIAVVPGEKSASSLTPHKAIRFGTLAIDPVNRQVLLSGENIALSTADFDLLWELATHAGQIMDRDALLKNLRGVSYDGMDRSVDVAISRLRKKLLDSATEPYRIKTVRNKGYLFAPHAWDN; encoded by the coding sequence ATGAATAAGATAGTCTTTGTTGAAGATGATCCGGAAGTCGGCTCGCTGATTGCCGCTTACCTGAATAAACACGATATGGACGTTATCGTCGAACCTCGCGGCGATCGCGCCGAAGAAGTTGTACTGCGCGAAGATCCGGACCTGGTGCTGCTGGATATCATGCTGCCGGGAAAAGACGGGATGACGATTTGCCGCGACCTGCGGGCGCAATGGCAGGGACCTATCGTACTGCTTACCTCCCTTGACAGCGACATGAACCATATTCTTTCGCTCGAAATGGGCGCCAGCGACTACATTCTGAAAACCACCCCGCCCGCCGTGCTGCTTGCGCGCCTGCGCCTGCACCTGCGCCAGCATATTGCCGTCGTTCCAGGCGAAAAGAGCGCGTCGTCGCTGACCCCACATAAGGCCATTCGCTTCGGGACGCTCGCTATCGATCCGGTCAACCGCCAGGTGCTGCTGAGCGGCGAGAATATCGCGCTGTCGACCGCGGATTTCGATCTGCTGTGGGAGCTGGCGACGCACGCCGGACAGATTATGGATCGTGATGCGCTGCTGAAAAACCTGCGCGGCGTCTCTTATGACGGTATGGACCGCAGCGTCGATGTGGCGATTTCCCGCCTGCGCAAAAAGCTGCTTGATAGCGCCACCGAGCCCTATCGCATCAAAACGGTACGTAATAAAGGATATCTGTTCGCCCCACATGCCTGGGATAACTGA
- a CDS encoding GlpM family protein — translation MGLLIKAALGALVVVLIGILAKTKNYYIAGLIPLFPTFAMIAHYIVASERGVEALRATIVFGMWSIVPYFLYLLSLWYFTGFLRLPLALAGAVACWSLSAWLLILLWSRLH, via the coding sequence ATGGGATTACTGATTAAGGCCGCGCTAGGCGCGCTGGTCGTCGTGCTGATAGGGATACTGGCGAAAACCAAAAATTACTACATTGCCGGACTGATTCCGTTGTTTCCCACCTTTGCGATGATTGCGCACTACATTGTCGCCAGCGAGCGGGGCGTTGAGGCGCTACGCGCCACCATCGTGTTCGGAATGTGGTCGATCGTTCCCTATTTTCTTTATCTGCTGTCGCTGTGGTACTTCACCGGATTTCTGCGCCTGCCGCTGGCGCTGGCGGGCGCAGTTGCGTGCTGGAGTCTCAGCGCCTGGCTGCTTATTCTGCTCTGGAGCCGCTTGCACTAA
- the folM gene encoding dihydromonapterin reductase: MGHHQSRPVLITGGGRRIGLALAHHFLNQRQPVIVSYRTRYDTIDTLEAAGALCLKADFATTDGVLAFAESVKARTDGLRAILHNASDWKAEKPGAPLADVMQQMLQIHVQTPYLLNHALEPLLRGHGHAGSDIIHFTDYVVERGSDKHIAYAASKAALDNMTRSFARKLAPEVKVNAIAPSLILFNDSDDAEYRQQALNKSLMKIAPGEKEIIDLVDYLLTSCYVTGRSFGVDGGRPLR; the protein is encoded by the coding sequence ATGGGGCATCACCAGTCGCGCCCAGTGCTTATTACAGGCGGAGGCCGTCGCATCGGTCTCGCCCTTGCCCACCATTTTCTCAACCAACGGCAGCCGGTGATCGTCAGCTACCGTACCCGCTATGACACCATTGATACGCTCGAAGCCGCAGGCGCCCTGTGCCTGAAGGCGGATTTCGCCACCACCGACGGCGTGCTGGCCTTCGCGGAATCCGTGAAGGCGCGGACGGACGGCCTGCGCGCTATTCTGCATAACGCCAGCGACTGGAAAGCGGAGAAACCCGGCGCACCGCTGGCGGACGTCATGCAGCAGATGCTGCAGATCCACGTGCAGACGCCCTACCTGCTGAACCATGCGCTGGAGCCGCTTTTACGCGGCCACGGCCATGCCGGCAGCGACATCATCCATTTCACCGACTATGTGGTTGAGCGCGGCAGCGACAAGCATATCGCCTATGCCGCCAGCAAGGCCGCGCTCGATAATATGACCCGCTCGTTTGCCCGCAAGCTGGCGCCGGAAGTAAAGGTGAACGCTATTGCGCCGTCGCTGATTCTGTTTAACGACAGTGACGACGCCGAATATCGGCAGCAGGCGTTAAACAAGTCGCTGATGAAAATAGCGCCGGGTGAAAAAGAGATAATCGATCTTGTCGATTACCTGCTGACCAGCTGCTATGTCACAGGCCGTTCGTTTGGCGTGGATGGCGGCCGCCCGCTGCGTTAG
- a CDS encoding amino acid permease yields MEKKLGLSALTALVLSSMLGAGVFSLPQNMAEVASPAALLIGWAITGVGILFLAFAMLVLTRIRPDLDGGIFTYAREGFGELIGFCSAWGYWLCAVIANVSYLVIVFSALSFFTDTPELRLFGDGNTWQAMAGASVLLWVVHFLVLRGVQTAAGINLVATLAKLVPLGLFVVLAAMAFSSDIFSLDFHGIALGVPVWEQVKSTMLITLWVFIGVEGAVVVSARARNKKDVGRATLLAVLSALCVYLLVTLLSLGVVARPELAEMRNPSMAGLMVRLMGSWGEVVIAAGLIVSVCGAYLSWTIMAAEVPYIAATHKAFPRVFARQNKNNAPSSSLWLTNVSVQICLILIWLTGSDYNTLLTIASEMILVPYFLVGAFLLKVASKPLHKAVGIGACIYGLWLLYASGPMHLLLSVVLYAPGLMVFIYARRTHELDKMLNRREVALIGLLLVAAIPATWLLVG; encoded by the coding sequence ATGGAAAAGAAACTCGGCCTTAGCGCCCTGACGGCCCTGGTACTTAGCTCAATGCTGGGTGCGGGCGTTTTCAGCTTACCGCAGAACATGGCGGAAGTTGCCAGCCCGGCCGCGCTATTGATCGGTTGGGCCATTACCGGGGTGGGCATTCTGTTTCTCGCCTTCGCCATGCTGGTATTGACCCGTATCCGCCCTGACCTGGACGGCGGGATCTTTACCTATGCCCGCGAAGGCTTCGGCGAGCTGATTGGGTTCTGCTCCGCCTGGGGATACTGGCTCTGCGCGGTCATCGCCAACGTCTCGTATCTGGTGATCGTCTTTTCCGCCCTGAGCTTTTTTACCGATACGCCTGAGCTGCGCCTGTTCGGCGACGGTAATACCTGGCAGGCTATGGCAGGCGCCTCTGTTCTGCTGTGGGTCGTGCATTTTCTGGTGCTGCGCGGCGTGCAAACGGCGGCCGGGATAAATCTGGTCGCGACGCTCGCCAAGCTGGTGCCGCTGGGCCTGTTCGTGGTGCTGGCGGCGATGGCCTTTAGCAGCGATATTTTCAGTCTGGATTTCCACGGCATTGCGCTCGGCGTTCCGGTCTGGGAGCAGGTGAAAAGCACGATGCTTATCACGCTGTGGGTATTCATCGGCGTGGAGGGCGCAGTCGTTGTCTCCGCCCGCGCGCGCAATAAAAAAGATGTCGGTCGCGCGACGCTTCTCGCCGTGCTGTCAGCGCTGTGCGTTTATCTGCTGGTGACGCTGCTCTCGCTGGGGGTCGTTGCCCGCCCAGAGCTCGCAGAAATGCGCAACCCGTCGATGGCCGGTCTGATGGTGCGCCTGATGGGCTCGTGGGGCGAGGTGGTCATTGCCGCCGGGCTGATTGTCTCGGTGTGCGGCGCCTACCTGAGCTGGACGATTATGGCCGCTGAAGTGCCGTATATCGCGGCGACGCATAAAGCGTTTCCTCGGGTTTTCGCGCGGCAGAATAAAAACAACGCGCCGTCCTCGTCGCTGTGGCTGACCAACGTCAGCGTACAGATTTGCCTGATTCTGATTTGGCTGACCGGCTCCGATTACAACACGCTGCTGACCATCGCCTCTGAAATGATCCTGGTGCCCTATTTCCTTGTTGGCGCATTCCTGTTAAAAGTTGCCAGCAAACCGCTGCATAAGGCGGTAGGTATCGGCGCATGCATTTATGGCCTATGGTTGTTGTATGCGTCAGGGCCTATGCACCTGCTGCTGTCCGTTGTGCTCTATGCGCCGGGGCTGATGGTGTTTATCTATGCCCGCCGAACTCACGAGCTGGACAAGATGCTGAACCGCCGTGAAGTGGCGCTGATTGGGTTATTATTGGTTGCTGCAATTCCAGCAACGTGGCTGTTAGTGGGGTAA
- the ydgH gene encoding DUF1471 family protein YdgH, translating to MKLKNTLLASALLSATAFTANAATELTPEQAAALKPYDRIVITGRFNAIGDAVQAVSNKADQEGAASFYVVSNFDYGNSGNSRVTADLYKQDAPKADAPKNRVIDGVTELPKDQAAQLEPFDTVTVQGFYRSQPDVNSAIAKAAKEKGAASFFIVRQIDANDGGNQRVTAYVYKADAKKRVVQSADAIPANSDAGRAALAQGGEAAKNVEIPGVASSSTVGSATGVGLFYETQSSKGGRYSVTLPDGTKIEELNKITAAQMVPFDSVQFTGNYGNMTEISYQVAKRAAKKGAKYYHITRQWQERGGNMTISADLYK from the coding sequence ATGAAGCTTAAGAACACTCTCCTGGCGTCAGCCCTCCTGTCTGCAACCGCGTTTACCGCCAATGCAGCCACCGAGTTGACACCGGAGCAAGCAGCAGCCCTCAAGCCATACGATCGCATCGTGATTACCGGTCGTTTTAACGCTATTGGCGATGCCGTTCAGGCCGTTTCGAATAAAGCGGATCAAGAAGGCGCTGCCTCTTTCTATGTTGTTAGCAACTTTGACTATGGCAACAGCGGCAACTCGCGCGTTACCGCCGACCTTTATAAGCAGGATGCGCCGAAAGCCGATGCGCCGAAAAACCGTGTGATTGACGGCGTGACCGAATTACCAAAAGATCAGGCTGCTCAGCTTGAACCTTTTGATACCGTGACCGTACAGGGCTTCTATCGCAGCCAGCCGGACGTCAACTCCGCTATCGCGAAGGCCGCGAAGGAGAAAGGCGCAGCTTCGTTCTTCATCGTACGCCAGATTGACGCTAACGATGGCGGCAACCAGCGCGTCACCGCTTACGTCTACAAAGCCGATGCGAAAAAACGCGTAGTGCAGAGCGCCGACGCGATTCCGGCCAACTCTGACGCAGGCCGCGCAGCGCTGGCGCAGGGCGGTGAAGCCGCTAAAAACGTTGAAATCCCGGGCGTCGCCAGCTCCTCCACCGTCGGTTCAGCCACGGGCGTAGGTCTGTTCTATGAAACCCAGTCGTCGAAAGGCGGACGTTACAGTGTCACGCTGCCAGACGGTACCAAAATTGAAGAGCTGAACAAAATCACCGCGGCACAGATGGTGCCGTTTGACAGCGTTCAGTTCACCGGCAACTACGGCAACATGACCGAGATCTCCTATCAGGTTGCCAAGCGCGCCGCGAAGAAAGGGGCGAAATACTATCACATTACCCGTCAGTGGCAGGAACGTGGCGGCAACATGACGATCAGCGCCGACCTGTATAAATAA
- the pntB gene encoding Re/Si-specific NAD(P)(+) transhydrogenase subunit beta translates to MSGGLVTAAYIVAAILFIFSLAGLSKHETSQQGNYYGIAGMAIALIATIFGPDTGNVAWIIVAMIVGGAIGIRLAKRVEMTEMPELVAILHSFVGLAAVLVGFNSYLQHETGMEQILVNIHLTEVFLGIFIGAVTFTGSIVAFGKLRGKISSKPLMLPNRHKLNLAALVVSFLLLVTFVRTESVGMQVLALLIMTVIALAFGWHLVASIGGADMPVVVSMLNSYSGWAAAAAGFMLSNDLLIVTGALVGSSGAILSYIMCKAMNRSFISVIAGGFGTDGSSTGSDEEMGEHREISAEDTAEMLKNSHSVIITPGYGMAVAQAQYPVAEITERLRARGVKVRFGIHPVAGRLPGHMNVLLAEAKVPYDIVLEMDEINDDFIDTDTVLVIGANDTVNPAAQDDPKSPIAGMPVLEVWKAQNVIVFKRSMNTGYAGVQNPLFFKENTHMLFGDAKASVDAILKSL, encoded by the coding sequence ATGTCTGGAGGATTAGTTACAGCTGCATACATTGTTGCCGCGATCCTGTTTATTTTCAGTCTGGCGGGGCTTTCCAAGCACGAAACCTCCCAGCAGGGGAACTACTACGGTATCGCCGGGATGGCGATCGCGCTGATTGCCACCATTTTCGGGCCGGATACCGGCAACGTTGCGTGGATTATCGTCGCGATGATCGTCGGCGGCGCTATTGGCATCCGTCTGGCGAAGCGCGTCGAAATGACCGAAATGCCGGAACTGGTGGCGATTCTGCACAGCTTCGTGGGCCTGGCGGCGGTGCTGGTCGGCTTTAACAGCTACCTGCAGCACGAAACGGGGATGGAGCAGATCCTGGTGAACATTCACCTGACCGAAGTCTTCCTCGGGATCTTCATCGGCGCGGTGACCTTCACCGGTTCTATCGTGGCCTTCGGTAAACTGCGCGGTAAGATCTCCTCTAAACCGCTGATGCTGCCGAACCGTCATAAGCTGAACCTCGCGGCGCTGGTCGTCTCCTTCCTGCTGCTGGTCACCTTCGTGCGCACCGAAAGCGTGGGTATGCAGGTGCTGGCGCTGCTCATCATGACCGTTATCGCGCTGGCTTTCGGCTGGCATCTGGTCGCCTCTATCGGCGGCGCCGACATGCCGGTCGTGGTTTCGATGCTCAACTCCTACTCCGGGTGGGCGGCGGCGGCGGCGGGCTTCATGCTGAGCAATGACCTGCTGATCGTCACCGGCGCTCTGGTCGGTTCTTCCGGTGCGATCCTCTCCTACATCATGTGTAAAGCGATGAACCGCTCGTTCATCAGCGTTATCGCTGGCGGTTTCGGCACCGATGGCTCCTCAACCGGTAGCGATGAAGAGATGGGCGAACACCGCGAAATCAGCGCGGAAGACACCGCTGAAATGCTGAAAAATTCGCACTCGGTCATCATTACCCCGGGCTACGGCATGGCGGTAGCGCAGGCGCAGTATCCGGTAGCGGAAATTACCGAAAGACTGCGCGCGCGCGGCGTGAAGGTGCGTTTTGGTATTCATCCGGTTGCCGGACGTCTGCCTGGCCACATGAACGTTCTGCTGGCGGAAGCGAAAGTTCCGTACGATATCGTGCTGGAAATGGACGAAATCAATGATGATTTCATCGATACCGACACCGTGCTGGTCATCGGCGCGAACGATACCGTTAACCCGGCGGCGCAGGACGATCCGAAGAGCCCGATCGCCGGTATGCCGGTGCTTGAGGTCTGGAAAGCGCAGAACGTTATCGTCTTTAAGCGTTCGATGAATACCGGCTATGCCGGCGTGCAGAACCCGCTGTTCTTCAAAGAAAACACCCATATGCTGTTTGGCGACGCCAAAGCCAGCGTGGATGCGATTCTGAAGTCGCTGTAA
- the pntA gene encoding Re/Si-specific NAD(P)(+) transhydrogenase subunit alpha: protein MRIAVPKETLALETRVAATPKTVEQLCKLGFTVAIESGAGKLASFDDQAYVGAGAEIVEGNAIWQADIILKVNAPTEDEIALLNAGTTLISFIWPAQNAGLLAKLAERNINVMAMDSVPRISRAQSLDALSSMANIAGYRAIVEAAHEFGRFFTGQITAAGKVPPAKVMVIGAGVAGLAAIGAANSLGAIVRAFDTRPEVKEQVQSMGAEFLELDFEEEAGSGDGYAKVMSEAFIKAEMALFAAQAKEVDIIVTTALIPGKPAPKLITREMVDSMTPGSVIVDLAAQNGGNCEYTVPGEIFTTPGGVRVIGYTDLAGRLPTQSSQLYGTNLVNLLKLLCSEKDGNIKIDFDDVVVRGVTVIREGEVTWPAPPIQVSAQPKAAAKAETAPVEPAKPASPWRKYALMALAIVLFGWLANVAPKEFLGHFTVFALSCVVGYYVVWNVSHALHTPLMSVTNAISGIIVVGALLQIGHGGWVSFLSFIAVLIASINIFGGFTVTQRMLKMFRKG from the coding sequence ATGCGTATTGCGGTACCAAAAGAGACCCTGGCCCTGGAGACGCGAGTCGCAGCCACACCGAAAACGGTGGAGCAGCTGTGCAAACTCGGGTTCACCGTGGCCATTGAAAGCGGGGCCGGAAAGCTGGCGAGTTTTGACGACCAGGCCTATGTCGGGGCTGGGGCGGAAATTGTCGAGGGAAACGCTATCTGGCAGGCGGATATCATTCTTAAAGTGAATGCGCCGACCGAGGACGAAATCGCGCTGCTCAACGCGGGCACGACGCTTATCAGCTTTATCTGGCCGGCGCAGAATGCCGGGCTGCTGGCAAAGCTTGCCGAGCGGAACATTAACGTCATGGCGATGGACTCGGTGCCGCGTATTTCCCGCGCCCAGTCTCTTGATGCGTTAAGTTCAATGGCCAACATCGCGGGTTATCGCGCTATCGTTGAGGCGGCGCATGAGTTTGGCCGCTTCTTCACCGGGCAAATCACCGCCGCGGGCAAAGTGCCGCCAGCGAAAGTGATGGTTATCGGCGCCGGCGTTGCCGGGCTTGCCGCTATCGGCGCCGCCAACAGCCTTGGCGCTATCGTTCGCGCATTCGATACGCGGCCGGAAGTGAAGGAACAGGTCCAGAGTATGGGCGCAGAGTTCCTTGAGCTGGATTTCGAAGAAGAGGCCGGTAGCGGCGACGGCTATGCCAAGGTCATGTCCGAGGCCTTTATCAAAGCGGAAATGGCGCTGTTCGCCGCCCAGGCGAAAGAGGTGGATATCATCGTCACCACCGCGCTTATTCCGGGTAAACCGGCGCCGAAGCTGATTACCCGTGAAATGGTGGACTCCATGACCCCGGGCAGCGTGATCGTCGATCTGGCGGCGCAAAACGGCGGCAACTGCGAATACACCGTGCCGGGAGAAATTTTCACCACCCCAGGCGGCGTGCGGGTTATCGGCTACACCGACCTTGCCGGGCGCCTGCCGACACAATCCTCGCAGCTGTATGGCACCAACCTGGTCAACCTGCTGAAGCTGCTGTGCAGCGAAAAAGACGGCAACATCAAGATTGATTTTGACGACGTCGTGGTGCGCGGCGTAACGGTTATCCGCGAGGGTGAAGTTACCTGGCCTGCGCCGCCGATTCAGGTTTCCGCACAGCCGAAAGCGGCGGCTAAAGCCGAGACTGCGCCGGTTGAGCCAGCGAAACCGGCCTCGCCGTGGCGTAAATATGCGCTGATGGCGCTGGCTATCGTGCTATTCGGCTGGCTGGCGAACGTCGCGCCGAAAGAGTTCCTTGGCCACTTCACCGTGTTCGCGCTCTCCTGCGTGGTCGGCTATTACGTGGTGTGGAACGTGTCCCACGCGCTGCATACCCCGCTGATGTCGGTCACCAACGCCATTTCCGGGATCATCGTTGTTGGGGCGCTGCTGCAAATCGGCCACGGCGGCTGGGTAAGTTTCTTAAGCTTTATCGCCGTACTGATTGCCAGCATCAATATTTTCGGTGGTTTCACCGTCACTCAGCGCATGCTGAAAATGTTCCGCAAAGGTTAA
- the rstB gene encoding two-component system sensor histidine kinase RstB, producing MKKLFVQFYLLLFVCFLVMTMLVGLVYKFTAERAGRQSLDDLMKSSLYLMRSELREIPPRDWSKTLKELDLNLSFDLRIEPLSKFHLAEDSMQHLRAGDIVALDDQYTFIQRIPRSHYVLAVGPVPYLYFLHQMRLLDMALMAFIAVSLAFPVFLWMRPHWEDMLKIESAAQRFGEGHLSERIHFDSTSGFERLGVAFNQMADNINALIASKKQLIDGIAHELRTPLVRLRYRLEMSENLSEAESQALNRDIGQLEALIQELLTYARLDRPQNELTLTTPDFPAWITTHIEDIQTVNPQRDVVLSELTAGDYGALDMRLMERVLDNLVNNAMRYSNQRIQVSLLLQDSRATLLVDDDGPGIAADERERVFEPFVRLDPSRDRATGGCGLGLAIVHSIAQAMSGSVSCDASPLGGARFCFSWPIYHNVALPLPV from the coding sequence ATGAAAAAACTCTTCGTGCAGTTCTATCTGCTGCTGTTCGTCTGCTTCCTCGTGATGACCATGCTGGTCGGCCTGGTGTATAAATTTACCGCCGAACGCGCAGGCCGCCAGTCGCTTGACGATCTGATGAAAAGCTCGCTGTACCTGATGCGCAGCGAATTGCGCGAAATTCCCCCCCGCGACTGGAGCAAAACGCTAAAAGAGCTGGACCTGAATCTGTCATTCGATCTGCGCATTGAGCCGCTGAGCAAATTTCACCTTGCGGAAGACTCTATGCAGCATCTGCGCGCGGGCGATATCGTCGCGCTGGATGACCAGTACACCTTTATCCAGCGTATTCCGCGCAGCCACTACGTGCTGGCCGTAGGACCGGTCCCTTATCTTTATTTTCTGCATCAGATGCGGCTGCTGGATATGGCGCTGATGGCGTTTATCGCCGTTTCGCTGGCGTTTCCCGTATTCCTCTGGATGCGCCCGCACTGGGAGGATATGCTCAAAATCGAAAGCGCCGCCCAGCGTTTCGGCGAGGGGCATCTGAGCGAGCGTATCCACTTTGACAGTACCTCCGGCTTTGAGCGGCTGGGCGTGGCCTTTAACCAGATGGCGGATAACATTAACGCCCTGATCGCCAGTAAAAAACAGCTGATCGACGGCATCGCCCACGAGCTCAGAACGCCGCTGGTGCGACTGCGCTACCGCCTTGAGATGAGCGAGAACCTGTCCGAAGCCGAATCACAGGCCCTCAACCGCGATATCGGCCAGCTTGAGGCGCTGATTCAGGAGCTGTTGACCTACGCCCGCCTTGACCGCCCGCAAAACGAACTGACCCTAACCACGCCGGATTTTCCGGCATGGATTACGACCCATATTGAGGATATTCAGACCGTTAACCCACAGCGCGACGTGGTTCTCAGCGAGCTGACGGCGGGCGATTACGGCGCGCTCGATATGCGCCTGATGGAGCGCGTGCTGGATAACCTCGTCAATAACGCCATGCGCTACAGCAACCAGCGTATTCAGGTGAGCCTGCTGCTGCAGGATTCACGCGCCACTCTGCTTGTTGATGATGACGGTCCGGGGATTGCAGCCGACGAGCGCGAACGCGTGTTCGAGCCCTTTGTCCGTCTCGATCCCAGCCGCGATCGCGCCACCGGCGGCTGCGGGCTGGGTCTGGCCATCGTTCACTCTATTGCCCAGGCGATGTCCGGCAGCGTCTCGTGCGACGCCAGCCCGCTCGGCGGCGCCCGCTTCTGTTTTAGCTGGCCGATATATCATAACGTTGCCCTGCCGCTCCCTGTCTGA